From Thunnus maccoyii chromosome 21, fThuMac1.1, whole genome shotgun sequence, the proteins below share one genomic window:
- the tmem108 gene encoding transmembrane protein 108, whose product MKTSLQVLRCQLLSVLAFLALPVGLLSSAQELYLSQTSQDSVSMAATHSSPLSAPKPSQLDLHQEGSSSGEWSSTGGTQPSDIILPTVTLHPFAWLHPTHTSSLAHEKTPIHDTDTVTPNTVSTKPDHVTESRVIQPQEPSSDIVNQGHMHKLVRVPQVFNPVTVSTNQASSSSSPKSPSTDVPNIDVESAARGAPNPLALMSSSGSDRGDTLGPELSPHHVQPLKLSEEEPTDPSRQYVPDQPSSLTSLSSSSVDDDLALGLNLRKQAWGVPEVAAHHTITLREVPANMNEPPTAGLVIEPKEGSVSPVESPPENITSTASTPAQSTEPSPSTPSPTIIQNNHTATNETTSKDSHVQAGPRSSPQGNGTDNDPVGHWSGNVTTFGELLANSSSVKEAPAQGNSSESPSTASRNFLNRQVPATTQDPWTTGNSSGPTVDSPLSRMTICLSRMDIVWIVLAISVPVSSCSVLLTVCCMRKKKKSSSQENNLSYWNNAITMDYFSRHAVELPREIHTLESEEQDTCLPPNGDYSGSSVVLVNPFCQETLFINRDKASAI is encoded by the exons ATGAAGACAAGCCTGCAGGTCCTGCGCTGCCAGCTGCTGA GTGTTCTAGCATTCCTAGCACTGCCAGTAGGACTGTTGTCATCAGCACAGGAGCTGTATCTCAGCCAGACGTCCCAGGACTCTGTCTCCATGGCAGCCACCCACAGCAGCCCCCTGTCTGCCCCCAAACCCTCCCAGCTGGACTTGCATCAGGAAGGCTCCAGTAGTGGGGAATGGTCATCCACAGGAGGCACTCAACCCTCAGACATCATCCTTCCTACTGTTACACTCCACCCTTTTGCCTGGCTTCACCCAACCCACACCTCCAGCCTGGCTCATGAAAAAACTCCCATTCATGACACAGATACTGTTACCCCAAACACTGTGAGCACCAAGCCAGATCATGTGACTGAAAGCCGTGTGATTCAGCCCCAGGAGCCAAGCTCTGATATTGTGAACCAAGGCCACATGCACAAATTGGTCAGGGTACCTCAAGTCTTTAACCCAGTTACTGTCAGCACTAACcaggccagcagcagcagcagccctaAATCTCCCAGCACAGATGTCCCAAATATAGATGTGGAATCTGCTGCTAGAGGGGCTCCAAACCCCCTGGCCCTTATGTCCAGCTCTGGATCAGACAGAGGAGACACACTGGGACCTGAGCTCTCTCCACACCATGTCCAGCCTCTGAAGTTGAGTGAGGAGGAACCCACAGACCCCAGCCGGCAGTATGTTCCAGATCAGCCCTCCTCACTgacctccctctcctcttcctcagtggaTGATGATCTTGCACTAGGTTTAAATCTCAGAAAGCAGGCTTGGGGTGTCCCAGAGGTGGCTGCACACCACACCATCACCCTGAGGGAGGTGCCTGCGAACATGAACGAGCCCCCCACTGCTGGGCTGGTGATAGAGCCAAAGGAAGGGTCTGTCTCTCCTGTCGAGAGCCCGCCAGAGAATATAACTTCCACTGCGTCCACCCCAGCCCAGTCCACTGAGCCCAGCCCCAGCACACCCAGTCCTACAATCATCCAAAACAACCACACCGCAACCAACGAGACCACTTCTAAGGACAGTCATGTTCAGGCTGGTCCTCGCTCATCACCTCAAGGTAATGGCACAGACAATGACCCTGTCGGACACTGGTCGGGGAATGTAACTACATTTGGAGAGTTGCTCGCTAACAGCAGTTCAGTCAAGGAGGCGCCTGCTCAGGGGAACAGCTCAGAGTCCCCTTCAACAGCCAGCAGGAACTTCCTGAACAGACAGGTTCCCGCCACCACACAGGACCCCTGGACAACCGGCAACAGCTCAGGCCCCACCGTCGACTCCCCCCTGTCCCGAATGACCATCTGCTTGAGCAGGATGGATATTGTGTGGATCGTGCTGGCCATCAGTGTGCCTGTGTCCTCGTGTT CCGTGCTGTTGACTGTGTGCTGtatgaggaaaaagaagaagtcGTCAAGTCAAGAGAACAACCTCAGCTACTGGAACAACGCCATCACCATGGACTACTTCAGCCGGCACGCTGTGGAGCTGCCCAGAGAGATACACACTCTGGAGAGTGAG GAGCAGGACACCTGTCTACCCCCTAATGGAGACTACAGCGGCAGCAGCGTGGTCCTGGTTAACCCTTTCTGCCAAGAGACCCTCTTCATCAACAGAGACAAAGCTTCTGCCATctag
- the cdv3 gene encoding protein CDV3 homolog isoform X1 has product MADAPPEKSLDDFFAKRDKKKKKEKGKGKESAAGPTSSVLKKTKKEKEKSTKNENQDAQIEKEDEEWKEFEQKEVDYSGLRLQALQISDEKEEEDYEKEEVGEDGEIILVSGDKVSGPWNKSGAPPPPPAAAPVEDVEVPEAKPAGVYRPPGARLTTTKRSHTQGPPEIFSDAQFPSLLATAKHVETRKDREMEETFEVVKHRNRGHLKRTLLVVSRAVACLWISPLCEKKIQKKKILLFENVVLL; this is encoded by the exons ATGGCGGATGCACCACCAGAGAAGAGCCTGGACGATTTCTTTGCCAAGCGggataaaaagaagaagaaagaaaagggaaaggGCAAGGAGTCCGCCGCCGGGCCCACGTCCTCCGTGTTGAAAAAGACcaaaaaggagaaggaaaaatCGACTAAAAACGAGAATCAAGACGCGCAGATTGAGAAG GAGGACGAGGAATGGAAAGAGTTTGAGCAGAAGGAAGTGGACTACAGCGGGCTTCGGCTCCAAGCTTTACAAATAAG TGacgagaaagaggaagaggactATGAGAAGGAAGAGGTTGGTGAGGACGGAGAGATCATTCTGGTCAGTGGAGACAAAGTGTCAGGGCCCTGGAACAAGTCTggagctcctcctcctcctcctgccgcTGCACCTGTTG AGGATGTAGAGGTGCCTGAGGCAAAGCCTGCGGGTGTATATCGCCCTCCAGGGGCTCGGCTGACCACCACCAAACGAAGCCACACCCAGGGCCCTCCTGAGATCTTCAGTGACGCACAGTTCCCCTCTCTATTGGCCACCGCCAAGCATGTGGAGACACGCAA GGACAGAGAAATGGAGGAGACCTTTGAAGTTGTGAAACACAGGAACCGTGGTCATCTAAAGAGAACTTTGCTTGTTGTCTCACGGGCTGTTGCCTGCCTCTGGATCTCACCACTCTGtgaaaaaaagatacaaaagaaaaaaatccttctGTTCGAGAATGTAGTGCTGTTGTAG
- the cdv3 gene encoding protein CDV3 homolog isoform X3, translating to MADAPPEKSLDDFFAKRDKKKKKEKGKGKESAAGPTSSVLKKTKKEKEKSTKNENQDAQIEKEDEEWKEFEQKEVDYSGLRLQALQISDEKEEEDYEKEEVGEDGEIILVSGDKVSGPWNKSGAPPPPPAAAPVEDVEVPEAKPAGVYRPPGARLTTTKRSHTQGPPEIFSDAQFPSLLATAKHVETRKDREMEKTFEVVKHRNRGREESGGASMQHLQLDNQYAILGDK from the exons ATGGCGGATGCACCACCAGAGAAGAGCCTGGACGATTTCTTTGCCAAGCGggataaaaagaagaagaaagaaaagggaaaggGCAAGGAGTCCGCCGCCGGGCCCACGTCCTCCGTGTTGAAAAAGACcaaaaaggagaaggaaaaatCGACTAAAAACGAGAATCAAGACGCGCAGATTGAGAAG GAGGACGAGGAATGGAAAGAGTTTGAGCAGAAGGAAGTGGACTACAGCGGGCTTCGGCTCCAAGCTTTACAAATAAG TGacgagaaagaggaagaggactATGAGAAGGAAGAGGTTGGTGAGGACGGAGAGATCATTCTGGTCAGTGGAGACAAAGTGTCAGGGCCCTGGAACAAGTCTggagctcctcctcctcctcctgccgcTGCACCTGTTG AGGATGTAGAGGTGCCTGAGGCAAAGCCTGCGGGTGTATATCGCCCTCCAGGGGCTCGGCTGACCACCACCAAACGAAGCCACACCCAGGGCCCTCCTGAGATCTTCAGTGACGCACAGTTCCCCTCTCTATTGGCCACCGCCAAGCATGTGGAGACACGCAA GGacagagaaatggagaagaCCTTTGAAGTTGTGAAACACAGGAACCGTGGTAGAGAGGAGAGCGGTGGCGCTTCTATGCAGCACTTGCAGCTTGACAACCAGTACGCCATCCTGGGGGATAAGTAG
- the cdv3 gene encoding protein CDV3 homolog isoform X2 — protein MADAPPEKSLDDFFAKRDKKKKKEKGKGKESAAGPTSSVLKKTKKEKEKSTKNENQDAQIEKDEEWKEFEQKEVDYSGLRLQALQISDEKEEEDYEKEEVGEDGEIILVSGDKVSGPWNKSGAPPPPPAAAPVEDVEVPEAKPAGVYRPPGARLTTTKRSHTQGPPEIFSDAQFPSLLATAKHVETRKDREMEETFEVVKHRNRGHLKRTLLVVSRAVACLWISPLCEKKIQKKKILLFENVVLL, from the exons ATGGCGGATGCACCACCAGAGAAGAGCCTGGACGATTTCTTTGCCAAGCGggataaaaagaagaagaaagaaaagggaaaggGCAAGGAGTCCGCCGCCGGGCCCACGTCCTCCGTGTTGAAAAAGACcaaaaaggagaaggaaaaatCGACTAAAAACGAGAATCAAGACGCGCAGATTGAGAAG GACGAGGAATGGAAAGAGTTTGAGCAGAAGGAAGTGGACTACAGCGGGCTTCGGCTCCAAGCTTTACAAATAAG TGacgagaaagaggaagaggactATGAGAAGGAAGAGGTTGGTGAGGACGGAGAGATCATTCTGGTCAGTGGAGACAAAGTGTCAGGGCCCTGGAACAAGTCTggagctcctcctcctcctcctgccgcTGCACCTGTTG AGGATGTAGAGGTGCCTGAGGCAAAGCCTGCGGGTGTATATCGCCCTCCAGGGGCTCGGCTGACCACCACCAAACGAAGCCACACCCAGGGCCCTCCTGAGATCTTCAGTGACGCACAGTTCCCCTCTCTATTGGCCACCGCCAAGCATGTGGAGACACGCAA GGACAGAGAAATGGAGGAGACCTTTGAAGTTGTGAAACACAGGAACCGTGGTCATCTAAAGAGAACTTTGCTTGTTGTCTCACGGGCTGTTGCCTGCCTCTGGATCTCACCACTCTGtgaaaaaaagatacaaaagaaaaaaatccttctGTTCGAGAATGTAGTGCTGTTGTAG